One window of the Triticum dicoccoides isolate Atlit2015 ecotype Zavitan chromosome 3B, WEW_v2.0, whole genome shotgun sequence genome contains the following:
- the LOC119278672 gene encoding uncharacterized protein LOC119278672 isoform X2: protein MASASGAARTCIFSSDMDGSIQTLVPYGESDEEVDLPDNDIAFCLRSIFATPGAPGSTAGGMSISTAPHVAAYARELEKKLERKEIDANDVGEDPLGVAARKDKATAWIRIQAQATLQTTTRPGCLARRAESKIQVQARQHFCPGISLRTATKLLSNDSVTPWSEHVMAYSTLHMVYDT, encoded by the exons ATGGCCAGTGCCTCTGGAGCTGCACGAACATGCATATTTTCTTCTGATATGGATGGCAGCATCCAAACACTAGTCCCATATGGTGAGAGTGATGAGGAGGTTGATCTGCCGGACAATGATATTGCCTTTTGCCTGCGGTCAATATTTGCAACGCCAG GTGCACCCGGGAGTACTGCTGGAGGAATGAGTATAAGTACAGCTCCTCATGTAGCTGCATATGCCCGAGAGCTAGAGAAGAAGCTCGAAAGGAAAG AGATTGATGCTAATGATGTAGGCGAGGACCCACTCGGGGTAGCTGCTCGCAAAGACAAGGCCACTGCATGGATTAGAATTCAG GCTCAGGCCACCCTCCAAACAACAACGCGTCCCGGCTGCCTGGCCAGGCGAGCAGAATCAAAAATTCAGGTGCAAGCCAGGCAACATTTTTGCCCAGGCATCTCGCTGAGGACAGCAACCAAACTACTCAGTAATGATAGTGTGACACCATGGAGCGAACATGTCATGGCATATTCAACTTTACACATGGTCTATGACACAT GA
- the LOC119278672 gene encoding uncharacterized protein LOC119278672 isoform X3 codes for MASASGAARTCIFSSDMDGSIQTLVPYGESDEEVDLPDNDIAFCLRSIFATPAGAPGSTAGGMSISTAPHVAAYARELEKKLERKEIDANDVGEDPLGVAARKDKATAWIRIQKTARVLFG; via the exons ATGGCCAGTGCCTCTGGAGCTGCACGAACATGCATATTTTCTTCTGATATGGATGGCAGCATCCAAACACTAGTCCCATATGGTGAGAGTGATGAGGAGGTTGATCTGCCGGACAATGATATTGCCTTTTGCCTGCGGTCAATATTTGCAACGCCAG CAGGTGCACCCGGGAGTACTGCTGGAGGAATGAGTATAAGTACAGCTCCTCATGTAGCTGCATATGCCCGAGAGCTAGAGAAGAAGCTCGAAAGGAAAG AGATTGATGCTAATGATGTAGGCGAGGACCCACTCGGGGTAGCTGCTCGCAAAGACAAGGCCACTGCATGGATTAGAATTCAG AAAACTGCCCGAGTGTTGTTTGGTTAA
- the LOC119278672 gene encoding uncharacterized protein LOC119278672 isoform X1 — translation MASASGAARTCIFSSDMDGSIQTLVPYGESDEEVDLPDNDIAFCLRSIFATPAGAPGSTAGGMSISTAPHVAAYARELEKKLERKEIDANDVGEDPLGVAARKDKATAWIRIQAQATLQTTTRPGCLARRAESKIQVQARQHFCPGISLRTATKLLSNDSVTPWSEHVMAYSTLHMVYDT, via the exons ATGGCCAGTGCCTCTGGAGCTGCACGAACATGCATATTTTCTTCTGATATGGATGGCAGCATCCAAACACTAGTCCCATATGGTGAGAGTGATGAGGAGGTTGATCTGCCGGACAATGATATTGCCTTTTGCCTGCGGTCAATATTTGCAACGCCAG CAGGTGCACCCGGGAGTACTGCTGGAGGAATGAGTATAAGTACAGCTCCTCATGTAGCTGCATATGCCCGAGAGCTAGAGAAGAAGCTCGAAAGGAAAG AGATTGATGCTAATGATGTAGGCGAGGACCCACTCGGGGTAGCTGCTCGCAAAGACAAGGCCACTGCATGGATTAGAATTCAG GCTCAGGCCACCCTCCAAACAACAACGCGTCCCGGCTGCCTGGCCAGGCGAGCAGAATCAAAAATTCAGGTGCAAGCCAGGCAACATTTTTGCCCAGGCATCTCGCTGAGGACAGCAACCAAACTACTCAGTAATGATAGTGTGACACCATGGAGCGAACATGTCATGGCATATTCAACTTTACACATGGTCTATGACACAT GA